A genomic segment from Curtobacterium sp. MCSS17_007 encodes:
- a CDS encoding TetR/AcrR family transcriptional regulator — MTSSVLTSAPPARSAGAEPIVAAADALFGSEGVGPVSLARIAAGARVSRPALRAAFPTKRELVVAALQHRHQHWMGGLAAAEQGAEDPRDRLLMVFTYLEQCFADDSYRGCAFINGYGELGRRDPVIRQLADDHLRQVEQHVAVLCGLAGLPAHVAPALTLLLQGAQVEAAIHGSVQPARTARTAAAVLIAVYDVDSSALS; from the coding sequence GTGACCTCCTCCGTCCTGACCAGCGCTCCTCCCGCCCGCTCCGCGGGTGCGGAGCCGATCGTGGCGGCCGCGGACGCCCTGTTCGGGTCCGAGGGTGTCGGGCCGGTGTCCTTGGCGCGCATCGCGGCGGGCGCCCGGGTGAGCCGTCCCGCGTTGCGGGCGGCCTTCCCGACGAAGCGGGAACTCGTGGTGGCGGCACTGCAGCACCGCCACCAGCACTGGATGGGCGGCCTCGCTGCGGCGGAGCAGGGGGCGGAGGACCCCCGGGACCGTCTCCTCATGGTGTTCACCTACCTGGAACAGTGCTTCGCGGACGACTCCTACCGAGGGTGTGCGTTCATCAACGGGTACGGGGAACTCGGCCGACGGGACCCCGTGATCCGGCAGCTCGCCGACGACCACCTCCGGCAGGTCGAGCAGCACGTCGCCGTGCTCTGCGGACTCGCGGGACTCCCCGCCCACGTCGCACCGGCGCTGACGCTGCTCCTGCAGGGCGCACAGGTCGAGGCCGCGATCCACGGCTCCGTGCAGCCGGCCCGCACTGCGAGGACGGCAGCGGCCGTGCTCATCGCGGTGTACGACGTCGACTCGAGCGCCCTGTCCTGA
- a CDS encoding amidohydrolase family protein has protein sequence MTQTLIRAGWVLTAAPDDSTTPAAIRDGAVLLDGDRIAAVGTFAELSAAHPDAPVRGGAYDIVTPGFVNTHGHFSEGLITGIGSQYTLWEWLTALIGRVNPVMTREKAYAGTVLQGIQLLRSGVTTANDMFCADPMPDEPATPGVVQALEDLGLRGVVSFGSGDIDRDFGATPILEEFEALREAAAASRYSTFRVGVSSIGRYTDDTWQEHVDYAVAGGHGVHVHFHEVREEVTAARQRTGRTAIGHAEATGMFQVPVIAAHSVWVDREDRERYAANGVGVAHNPVANGILASGIAPIAELRALGVPVGIGVDGPASNDSQDFLQAMKTAALLARVRDLQATAMSAREAFETGTIGGARALRMEGEIGSLEPGKRADLVVFDGDSPTLANVHDPYQAVVFVAGSREVRDVWVDGELSLADGDVTKVDVREAVDRARPLARQLVTEAGLERLSALTGGALDDTERP, from the coding sequence ATGACGCAGACCCTGATCCGCGCCGGCTGGGTGCTCACCGCCGCACCGGACGACTCCACCACGCCCGCAGCGATCCGCGACGGCGCCGTGCTGCTCGACGGGGACCGCATCGCCGCCGTCGGCACCTTCGCCGAGCTGTCCGCCGCGCACCCCGACGCACCGGTCCGCGGGGGCGCGTACGACATCGTCACCCCGGGCTTCGTGAACACGCACGGACACTTCAGCGAGGGACTGATCACGGGCATCGGCTCGCAGTACACGCTGTGGGAGTGGCTGACGGCGCTGATCGGTCGCGTCAACCCGGTGATGACCCGCGAGAAGGCGTACGCCGGCACGGTGCTGCAGGGGATCCAGCTGCTCCGGAGCGGCGTGACGACCGCGAACGACATGTTCTGCGCGGACCCGATGCCCGACGAGCCGGCCACGCCCGGTGTCGTGCAGGCGCTCGAGGACCTGGGCCTGCGCGGTGTCGTGTCGTTCGGTTCGGGGGACATCGACCGCGACTTCGGCGCGACGCCGATCCTCGAGGAGTTCGAGGCCCTGCGCGAAGCCGCCGCCGCCAGCCGCTACAGCACGTTCCGCGTCGGCGTCTCGTCGATCGGCCGGTACACCGACGACACCTGGCAGGAGCACGTCGACTACGCGGTCGCGGGCGGCCACGGGGTGCACGTGCACTTCCACGAGGTGCGCGAGGAGGTCACGGCCGCCCGCCAGCGGACCGGACGGACGGCGATCGGCCACGCCGAGGCGACGGGCATGTTCCAGGTCCCGGTGATCGCCGCGCACAGCGTCTGGGTCGACCGCGAGGACCGTGAGCGCTACGCCGCCAACGGTGTCGGCGTCGCGCACAACCCGGTCGCGAACGGCATCCTCGCCAGCGGCATCGCCCCGATCGCGGAGCTCCGCGCCCTCGGCGTGCCGGTCGGCATCGGCGTCGACGGCCCGGCCTCGAACGACTCGCAGGACTTCCTGCAGGCGATGAAGACCGCCGCGCTGCTCGCCCGCGTCCGCGACCTGCAGGCCACGGCGATGAGCGCCCGCGAGGCGTTCGAGACGGGCACGATCGGTGGCGCCCGCGCCCTGCGCATGGAGGGCGAGATCGGATCGCTCGAGCCCGGCAAGCGCGCGGACCTGGTGGTCTTCGACGGTGACTCCCCCACCCTGGCGAACGTGCACGACCCCTACCAGGCGGTCGTCTTCGTGGCGGGCAGCCGTGAGGTCCGCGACGTCTGGGTCGACGGCGAGCTGAGCCTCGCCGACGGCGACGTCACGAAGGTCGACGTCCGCGAGGCGGTGGACCGAGCACGACCCTTGGCGCGTCAGCTGGTCACCGAGGCGGGCCTGGAGCGCCTGTCGGCGCTCACCGGGGGCGCGCTCGACGACACCGAACGTCCGTAG
- a CDS encoding PDR/VanB family oxidoreductase produces MTAAPERRRVRVAARRVVATDVVALDLAPVDGMPLPDWEPGAHVDLEVAPGTERQYSLVTTTTEGHWRIAVLREPDGRGGSLAVHDGFVVGVEVVVAGPRNHFGFDPTRPAVFVAGGIGITPLVAMIDAAERAGTPWELHYAGRSRSRMAFVDELVAAHPDRVVLAAADEHPRVNVIGLLAEPRDAVVYCCGPRGLMDAVESAAAHWPAGSVRVERFEPAADVDAPGEPFEVELAVTGVTVSVPADRTLLEVAEEAGAFVLSSCREGTCGTCETPVLEGSVEHRDTVLSPEEQADDRTMMVCVSRARRGCPRLVLEL; encoded by the coding sequence GTGACCGCGGCACCGGAACGTCGCCGCGTGCGGGTCGCCGCTCGCCGGGTCGTCGCGACCGACGTCGTCGCGCTGGACCTCGCACCGGTCGACGGCATGCCGCTGCCGGACTGGGAGCCCGGGGCGCACGTCGACCTCGAGGTCGCGCCGGGCACCGAGCGGCAGTACTCGCTCGTGACGACCACGACCGAGGGCCACTGGCGCATCGCGGTGCTCCGGGAACCGGACGGCCGCGGGGGATCGCTCGCCGTGCACGACGGGTTCGTTGTCGGAGTCGAGGTCGTGGTCGCCGGACCGCGCAACCACTTCGGCTTCGACCCGACCAGGCCCGCGGTGTTCGTCGCCGGCGGCATCGGGATCACGCCGCTCGTGGCGATGATCGATGCAGCGGAACGCGCCGGCACGCCCTGGGAGCTCCACTACGCGGGTCGCAGCCGGAGCCGGATGGCCTTCGTCGACGAGCTCGTCGCGGCACACCCCGACCGGGTCGTCCTCGCCGCGGCGGACGAACACCCGCGGGTGAACGTGATCGGCCTCCTCGCCGAACCGCGCGACGCCGTCGTGTACTGCTGCGGTCCACGCGGACTCATGGACGCGGTCGAGTCGGCCGCCGCGCACTGGCCCGCCGGGAGCGTCCGCGTCGAGCGGTTCGAACCGGCCGCCGACGTCGACGCCCCCGGTGAACCGTTCGAGGTCGAGCTCGCGGTGACGGGTGTCACCGTGTCCGTGCCGGCCGACCGGACGCTGCTCGAGGTCGCGGAGGAGGCCGGCGCCTTCGTCCTGTCCTCGTGCCGCGAGGGCACGTGCGGCACCTGCGAGACCCCCGTCCTCGAGGGTTCGGTGGAGCACCGGGACACCGTGCTCAGCCCCGAGGAGCAGGCCGACGACCGCACGATGATGGTGTGCGTCTCGCGCGCCCGGCGCGGCTGCCCGCGCCTGGTCCTGGAACTGTGA
- a CDS encoding XRE family transcriptional regulator — protein MSTGTTTETDRVVDDQTQRIGEHIRARRRAARLTLVQVAELTGLSHPFLSQVERGHSRASMVSLEKIAAALGTTQVELLAAGAPERSDRDDRGPEVIRAGEGARGPFSSGEARLLVHAGPHAFEPLEWTGENTDLGDYFEHREDEFLTVLAGDVLLDLRGQEPLRLGPGDSAYYRGGTGHRWCSADGSRFHMIVVKETPRAGAARSTGVVA, from the coding sequence GTGAGCACCGGCACCACCACCGAGACCGACCGCGTCGTCGACGACCAGACCCAGCGGATCGGGGAGCACATCCGCGCCCGCAGACGCGCTGCACGACTGACCCTCGTGCAGGTCGCCGAGCTGACCGGGTTGTCGCACCCGTTCCTCAGCCAGGTCGAACGCGGGCACTCCCGCGCGAGCATGGTGTCCCTCGAGAAGATCGCCGCCGCGCTGGGGACCACCCAGGTCGAGCTGCTCGCCGCCGGCGCCCCGGAACGGTCGGACCGGGACGACCGGGGCCCCGAGGTCATCCGTGCGGGCGAGGGCGCACGCGGCCCGTTCTCGAGCGGTGAGGCGCGACTCCTCGTGCACGCCGGCCCGCACGCCTTCGAGCCGCTCGAGTGGACCGGGGAGAACACCGACCTCGGCGACTACTTCGAGCACCGCGAGGACGAGTTCCTCACCGTGCTCGCCGGCGACGTCCTGCTCGACCTCCGTGGCCAGGAGCCCCTGCGCCTCGGGCCGGGTGACTCCGCGTACTACCGCGGCGGGACCGGGCACCGCTGGTGCAGCGCGGACGGCAGCCGCTTCCACATGATCGTGGTCAAGGAGACCCCGCGCGCCGGGGCGGCCCGGAGCACCGGAGTCGTCGCGTGA
- a CDS encoding amidohydrolase family protein — MDATAPHQVGLLRSALLPDGRLVDVAIDGETVTDVAPAGTLSAPADAVLDLDGRLLLTAPAEPHAHLDKALSADAIRPPLGDLGAAIASWSAHATTMTVEDVADRARTAALALLAAGTTSVRTHVDVLSGRRTAEDAPASVESATRGARALVQVRDELAGLMDIELVALAGPLAPDHHVEAVLDCGVDLVGGAPHLAENPLADVDRLLAIAERYGVGVDLHTDESLDGPVTLDHYARAVLQMPRDEHTGRQYSAGHCVRLGTLGPERLAEVVADVAAADLGVIALPITNLYLQGWQHPVSTPRGLTAIRALTEAGVRVAAGADNVRDPFNPVGRSDALETASLLVSAGHVTPDQAYAMVSDTARSVMGLPAAGPVPGRRADLLAIAATSITDAVANAPADRIVLSRGRLVARTEVRTTVALPVPVRATAPVPA; from the coding sequence ATGGACGCGACAGCACCCCACCAGGTCGGGCTCCTGCGGTCGGCGCTGCTGCCGGACGGGCGCCTGGTCGACGTCGCGATCGACGGCGAGACGGTGACCGACGTCGCCCCCGCCGGCACGCTCTCGGCTCCCGCCGACGCCGTGCTCGACCTCGACGGACGCCTGCTGCTCACCGCCCCGGCCGAACCGCACGCGCACCTCGACAAGGCCCTGAGCGCCGATGCCATCCGCCCGCCGCTCGGCGACCTCGGTGCCGCGATCGCCTCGTGGTCCGCGCACGCCACCACGATGACCGTCGAGGACGTCGCCGACCGGGCACGGACCGCCGCGCTGGCCCTGCTCGCCGCCGGCACGACGTCCGTCCGCACCCACGTCGACGTGCTGAGCGGCCGACGCACCGCCGAGGACGCCCCCGCCTCGGTCGAGTCGGCCACCCGCGGCGCCCGGGCCCTCGTGCAGGTCCGCGACGAGCTCGCCGGCCTGATGGACATCGAGCTCGTCGCACTCGCCGGCCCGCTCGCCCCGGACCACCACGTCGAGGCCGTCCTCGATTGCGGCGTCGACCTGGTCGGCGGTGCCCCGCACCTCGCCGAGAACCCGCTCGCCGACGTCGACCGATTGCTCGCGATCGCCGAACGGTACGGGGTCGGGGTCGACCTGCACACCGACGAGAGCCTGGACGGGCCCGTCACCCTCGACCACTACGCCCGCGCCGTGCTGCAGATGCCGCGCGACGAGCACACCGGCCGGCAGTACTCCGCCGGGCACTGCGTCCGGCTCGGCACGCTCGGCCCGGAGCGCCTGGCCGAGGTCGTCGCCGACGTCGCCGCCGCGGACCTCGGCGTCATCGCCCTGCCGATCACGAACCTGTACCTGCAGGGGTGGCAGCATCCGGTGTCGACCCCGCGGGGACTCACCGCGATCCGCGCCCTGACCGAGGCCGGCGTGCGGGTCGCCGCGGGCGCGGACAACGTCCGCGACCCGTTCAACCCGGTCGGGCGGAGCGACGCCCTCGAGACGGCGAGCCTGCTCGTGTCGGCCGGCCACGTCACACCCGACCAGGCGTACGCGATGGTGAGCGACACCGCCAGGAGCGTGATGGGCCTCCCGGCCGCCGGCCCCGTCCCCGGACGGCGGGCCGACCTGCTCGCGATCGCCGCGACGAGCATCACCGACGCGGTGGCGAACGCTCCGGCCGACCGCATCGTCCTGTCCCGCGGGCGGCTCGTCGCGCGCACCGAGGTCCGCACGACCGTCGCCCTCCCGGTGCCCGTCCGCGCGACCGCACCCGTCCCCGCCTGA
- a CDS encoding ABC transporter ATP-binding protein, whose protein sequence is MTREPEVPVTTTAPPPVTTTDTLLDFRNVEMTFPNGTIALQGVDLTVDRGQFVSVVGPSGCGKSTLLRIASGLESASDGSADVAADRIGYVFQDATLLPWRTVQGNVELLAELGRVSKAERAAKAARAIDLVGLNGFETNLPKQLSGGMRMRVSLARSLTLDPELFLFDEPFGALDEITRERLNDELLRLFVEQQFAGLFITHSVSEAVYLSTEVVVMSGRPGSIVGRFEVPFPMPRDPDIRFTPEFAELVGEVSHALREGHR, encoded by the coding sequence GTGACCCGAGAACCCGAGGTGCCCGTGACCACCACCGCCCCGCCGCCCGTCACCACGACGGACACGCTGCTCGACTTCCGGAACGTCGAGATGACCTTCCCGAACGGCACGATCGCCCTGCAGGGCGTCGACCTCACCGTCGACCGCGGGCAGTTCGTCTCCGTCGTCGGCCCCTCCGGCTGCGGCAAGTCGACCCTGCTGCGCATCGCCTCCGGACTCGAGTCGGCGTCCGACGGGTCCGCCGACGTCGCCGCCGACCGCATCGGGTACGTGTTCCAGGACGCGACCCTGCTGCCGTGGCGCACCGTGCAGGGCAACGTCGAGCTGCTCGCCGAGCTCGGGCGCGTGTCGAAGGCCGAGCGGGCCGCCAAGGCCGCTCGTGCCATCGACCTGGTCGGGCTGAACGGCTTCGAGACGAACCTGCCGAAGCAGCTGTCCGGCGGCATGCGGATGCGCGTCTCCCTCGCCCGGTCGCTGACGCTCGACCCCGAGCTGTTCCTGTTCGACGAACCGTTCGGCGCCCTCGACGAGATCACCCGCGAGCGCCTCAACGACGAGCTCCTCCGGCTCTTCGTGGAGCAGCAGTTCGCCGGACTGTTCATCACCCACTCGGTGTCCGAGGCCGTGTACCTGTCCACCGAGGTCGTCGTCATGTCCGGCCGTCCGGGCAGCATCGTCGGCCGGTTCGAGGTGCCGTTCCCGATGCCCCGCGACCCCGACATCCGCTTCACCCCCGAGTTCGCCGAACTGGTCGGCGAGGTCTCGCACGCGCTCCGGGAAGGACACCGCTGA
- a CDS encoding ABC transporter permease subunit encodes MVTLQEVAETRAVRAAARRTAPRSRRRVSWWQPVVVLAVLVGIWYAAAAYYDHVRGLAFLVPYPHLVAKAIVAPTMPDGSPSTFGTDLWAALGRTTVVSLVGLGVAIVIGVAWAMAMAQAKWLERSLYPYAVVLQCVPILALVPLIGALFGYEFASRVIVTVMIALFPMVSNTLFGLQSADRGQRELFRLQRASRFAQLVKLQFPAALPSIFVGLRTSAGLSVIGAIVGDQFFQRGNPGLGVLIQVTASRLMGPELYATIIIASLYGVAVFLVFGLIGRLAVGRWHDFS; translated from the coding sequence ATGGTCACCCTGCAGGAGGTCGCCGAGACCCGCGCCGTCCGAGCGGCCGCACGTCGCACCGCACCGCGCTCCCGCCGGCGCGTGTCGTGGTGGCAGCCCGTCGTCGTCCTCGCCGTGCTCGTCGGCATCTGGTACGCCGCGGCCGCGTACTACGACCACGTCCGCGGCCTCGCGTTCCTGGTGCCGTACCCGCACCTCGTGGCGAAGGCGATCGTCGCCCCCACGATGCCCGACGGCTCGCCCTCGACCTTCGGCACCGACCTGTGGGCCGCGCTCGGTCGCACCACCGTGGTGTCCCTCGTCGGCCTCGGCGTCGCGATCGTCATCGGTGTCGCCTGGGCGATGGCGATGGCGCAGGCGAAGTGGCTCGAGCGCTCGCTCTACCCCTACGCGGTGGTGCTGCAGTGCGTGCCGATCCTGGCGCTCGTGCCGCTCATCGGCGCCCTGTTCGGCTACGAGTTCGCCAGCCGGGTCATCGTCACCGTGATGATCGCCCTGTTCCCGATGGTGTCGAACACCCTGTTCGGCCTGCAGTCCGCCGACCGTGGGCAGCGCGAGCTCTTCCGGCTGCAGCGGGCGAGCCGGTTCGCCCAGCTGGTGAAGCTGCAGTTCCCCGCCGCGCTGCCGTCGATCTTCGTCGGTCTGCGGACCTCGGCCGGCCTGAGCGTCATCGGCGCGATCGTCGGCGACCAGTTCTTCCAGCGCGGCAACCCCGGGCTCGGCGTCCTCATCCAGGTGACCGCCTCGCGCCTCATGGGGCCGGAGCTCTACGCGACCATCATCATCGCCTCGCTCTACGGCGTCGCCGTCTTCCTCGTGTTCGGACTGATCGGCCGTCTGGCCGTCGGTCGCTGGCACGACTTCAGCTGA
- a CDS encoding ABC transporter substrate-binding protein yields the protein MRTTTRFGVATAALAATALALTGCAAGSSAGPAASSANAKTATGPAIDLSSVCPATVVVQTDWNPEGEHGHLYEMLGPNPSIDASGKTVTGDLYANGKSTGVKLEIRAGGPAIGYTKVASQMYQDKDITLGYMSTDEQVQFSGNLPTTAVFAENDSSPMSIMWDPKTYPDVDSIEDLGKELEKNGGVVRYFNGAAYMTYLEQSGILPGKVLDGSYDGTPSKFVSAGGKDAQQGFATAEPYIYQNQVAAWGKKVAYKTISSTGWNPYPEAMSVRTGDLSKLEPCLQKLVPVMQQADVDYLTAPEATNDLITQLVQQYNNGWTYDSKVGAFAASQMVKLGLAKDTDGYIGSMDEQRMQDFIEKATPVFAGTGDVKSDLQPSDLYTNEFLDKSIGLGN from the coding sequence ATGCGCACCACCACCCGATTCGGCGTCGCCACCGCAGCCCTCGCGGCGACCGCCCTCGCCCTGACCGGATGCGCCGCCGGCTCGTCCGCCGGCCCTGCGGCGTCGAGCGCCAACGCGAAGACCGCGACCGGCCCCGCGATCGACCTGTCGAGCGTCTGCCCGGCGACGGTCGTCGTCCAGACCGACTGGAACCCCGAGGGCGAGCACGGCCACCTGTACGAGATGCTCGGCCCGAACCCGTCGATCGATGCCTCGGGCAAGACCGTCACAGGCGACCTGTACGCCAACGGGAAGAGCACCGGCGTCAAGCTCGAGATCCGCGCCGGCGGCCCCGCGATCGGCTACACGAAGGTCGCGTCGCAGATGTACCAGGACAAGGACATCACCCTCGGCTACATGTCCACCGACGAGCAGGTGCAGTTCTCCGGCAACCTGCCCACGACGGCCGTCTTCGCCGAGAACGACTCCTCCCCGATGTCGATCATGTGGGACCCGAAGACCTACCCCGACGTGGACAGCATCGAGGACCTCGGCAAGGAGCTCGAGAAGAACGGGGGTGTCGTCCGCTACTTCAACGGTGCCGCGTACATGACGTACCTCGAGCAGTCCGGCATCCTGCCGGGGAAGGTCCTCGACGGCAGCTACGACGGCACCCCGTCGAAGTTCGTCTCCGCCGGCGGCAAGGACGCACAGCAGGGCTTCGCCACCGCCGAGCCGTACATCTACCAGAACCAGGTCGCGGCCTGGGGCAAGAAGGTCGCGTACAAGACCATCTCGAGCACCGGGTGGAACCCCTACCCCGAGGCAATGTCCGTCCGCACCGGCGACCTGTCGAAGCTCGAGCCGTGCCTGCAGAAGCTCGTGCCCGTCATGCAGCAGGCCGACGTGGACTACCTCACGGCCCCCGAGGCGACGAACGACCTCATCACGCAGCTCGTGCAGCAGTACAACAACGGCTGGACCTACGACTCGAAGGTCGGCGCGTTCGCCGCGTCGCAGATGGTGAAGCTCGGCCTGGCGAAGGACACCGACGGCTACATCGGCTCCATGGACGAGCAGCGCATGCAGGACTTCATCGAGAAGGCCACCCCGGTGTTCGCCGGGACCGGTGACGTGAAGAGCGACCTGCAGCCGTCCGACCTGTACACGAACGAGTTCCTCGACAAGTCCATCGGTCTGGGCAACTGA
- a CDS encoding FAD-binding oxidoreductase produces MTTVTPASPTVPAEALASLRAELVDLLGERGVSADERTRARASVDEATMSPILSEQLPLGLADLVAYPASAEHVAATLAAAVRHGVPVTTRGKGTGNYGQGIPLHGGLVLDTSRARAVVEVGDGWITAEAGTSMVALEQAAAAAGQQLWMYPSTAQSTIGGFLSGGSGGTGSIAHGSNWQGFVTALDVALPGSDELLHVEGDDAQPFVHTYGTAGVIARATVRLEPLQEWRAVYASFPTFEDALVAVRTLRGLDPVPRLVSADRPAVAATLPSDTAIPDDRASLRAIIDDVVLDEARTLIEQAGGTVSDVREGLQQTTKVSMLSYNHPIWWLKRNTPDTEYFHVEVGGEALIDRIAEVEAVYPGGMLHIEAAHVGPIGMLTAPYTGAEDVYAGYPVLRELGVRVHSPHQYYVDHGVEELVALKQRTDPEGLLNPGHVIDPSLVVSGGSTASAQPVVPGFGK; encoded by the coding sequence ATGACCACCGTCACCCCCGCCTCCCCCACCGTCCCGGCCGAGGCGCTCGCGTCGCTCCGCGCCGAGCTGGTCGACCTGCTCGGCGAACGCGGCGTCAGCGCCGACGAGCGCACCCGCGCCCGCGCCTCCGTCGACGAGGCGACCATGAGCCCCATCCTCAGCGAACAGCTGCCGCTCGGCCTCGCCGACCTCGTCGCCTACCCGGCGTCCGCGGAGCACGTCGCCGCGACGCTCGCAGCGGCCGTCCGGCACGGCGTCCCGGTCACCACGCGCGGCAAGGGCACCGGCAACTACGGCCAGGGCATCCCGCTGCACGGCGGGCTCGTCCTCGACACCTCGCGGGCACGCGCCGTCGTCGAGGTCGGCGACGGGTGGATCACCGCAGAAGCCGGCACCTCGATGGTGGCCCTCGAGCAGGCCGCGGCCGCCGCCGGGCAGCAGCTCTGGATGTACCCGTCGACCGCGCAGTCCACCATCGGCGGCTTCCTGTCCGGCGGCTCCGGTGGCACCGGCTCCATCGCCCACGGCTCGAACTGGCAGGGCTTCGTCACCGCGCTCGACGTCGCACTGCCCGGCTCGGACGAACTGCTGCACGTCGAGGGCGACGACGCACAGCCGTTCGTGCACACGTACGGCACCGCCGGCGTCATCGCCCGGGCGACGGTCCGGCTCGAGCCGCTGCAGGAGTGGCGTGCGGTGTACGCGTCGTTCCCGACCTTCGAGGACGCGCTCGTCGCCGTCCGGACCCTGCGCGGGCTCGACCCGGTGCCACGGCTCGTCAGCGCCGACCGGCCCGCAGTCGCGGCCACGCTGCCGTCCGACACCGCGATCCCCGACGACCGGGCAAGCCTCCGCGCGATCATCGACGACGTCGTCCTCGACGAGGCGCGCACGCTGATCGAGCAGGCCGGCGGGACCGTCTCGGACGTCCGCGAGGGGCTCCAGCAGACGACCAAGGTGTCGATGCTGTCGTACAACCACCCGATCTGGTGGCTCAAGCGGAACACCCCCGACACCGAGTACTTCCACGTCGAGGTCGGCGGCGAGGCGCTCATCGACCGGATCGCCGAGGTCGAGGCCGTCTACCCGGGCGGGATGCTGCACATCGAGGCGGCACACGTCGGCCCGATCGGCATGCTCACCGCGCCGTACACCGGGGCCGAGGACGTCTACGCCGGCTACCCGGTGCTCCGTGAGCTGGGTGTCCGGGTGCACAGCCCGCACCAGTACTACGTCGACCACGGGGTCGAGGAACTCGTGGCGCTGAAGCAGCGCACCGACCCCGAGGGGCTGCTCAACCCGGGGCACGTCATCGACCCGTCGCTCGTGGTCAGCGGTGGTTCGACCGCGTCGGCGCAGCCCGTCGTGCCGGGGTTCGGCAAGTGA
- a CDS encoding creatininase family protein, which translates to MSGAVRSRRLAELSGPAVAAGFGPETIVVQPTGAVEHHGPHLPLVTDFLLADHIGGAAVERAASEGLDVWQLPTLAFTKSDEHSWAPGTVWLDESTMFDTAVQIGRAVALTGAGSLVFANGHGGNVALLQVALREIRKRYGLKTFLMPTLARMPGPDGEDADERGLGIHGGAAETSMILHLRPDLVDMSLAERWVPDHLAEFEKIRFNGGPVSFGWLSNDFGTPGVVGDASRATAAYGRALWDLSLDEAVASLHEIARFDPAVAKPAVGAAGSGTGTAGTGAAGPLVADVVAVP; encoded by the coding sequence GTGAGCGGCGCCGTGCGCTCGCGCCGCCTGGCGGAGCTGTCGGGGCCGGCGGTCGCCGCCGGCTTCGGACCGGAGACGATCGTCGTGCAGCCGACCGGGGCCGTCGAGCACCACGGGCCGCACCTGCCGCTCGTCACCGACTTCCTGCTCGCCGACCACATCGGCGGCGCGGCCGTCGAGCGGGCGGCGTCCGAGGGACTCGACGTCTGGCAGCTGCCGACGCTGGCGTTCACGAAGTCCGACGAGCACAGCTGGGCGCCGGGCACCGTGTGGCTCGACGAGTCGACGATGTTCGACACCGCCGTGCAGATCGGCCGGGCCGTGGCGCTGACGGGGGCCGGGTCGCTCGTCTTCGCGAACGGGCACGGCGGGAACGTCGCCCTGCTCCAGGTCGCGCTGCGCGAGATCCGGAAGCGGTACGGACTGAAGACGTTCCTCATGCCGACGCTCGCGCGGATGCCCGGTCCCGACGGCGAGGACGCCGACGAGCGCGGGCTCGGGATCCACGGCGGGGCGGCCGAGACGTCGATGATCCTGCACCTGCGGCCCGACCTGGTCGACATGTCGCTCGCGGAGCGGTGGGTGCCCGACCACCTGGCGGAGTTCGAGAAGATCCGGTTCAACGGTGGGCCGGTGTCCTTCGGGTGGCTGTCGAACGACTTCGGCACGCCGGGAGTCGTCGGGGACGCGAGCCGGGCGACCGCGGCGTACGGGCGGGCGCTGTGGGACCTGTCGCTGGACGAGGCCGTGGCGTCCCTGCACGAGATCGCCCGGTTCGACCCGGCGGTCGCGAAGCCGGCCGTGGGCGCTGCCGGATCGGGAACGGGCACTGCCGGTACCGGAGCGGCGGGGCCGCTCGTGGCGGACGTGGTGGCGGTCCCGTGA
- a CDS encoding pyridoxamine 5'-phosphate oxidase family protein — MTVLPGQATAVTDDTAAAPADPLELAAAWLPTAEEGPGPTMTLSTLGVDGYPSARTVLLSRFDGERLHFHTDSRSRKAAELAALPRAAVTVVWPEAARQLVVVGDVVPVTDAEARAAYAARTRYLQVLAWVNDHAAAGDTADRRRELWAAFEHDRGGADLEPPDTWAGFALTPVRMLFWRGATDAASNRLFYERRADGSWSEESWPG, encoded by the coding sequence GTGACCGTGCTGCCGGGGCAGGCGACGGCCGTCACGGACGACACTGCCGCCGCCCCGGCCGACCCGCTCGAGCTGGCCGCCGCGTGGCTCCCGACCGCCGAGGAAGGACCCGGCCCCACCATGACCCTGTCCACGCTCGGCGTCGACGGCTACCCGTCCGCCCGGACCGTGCTGCTCTCGCGCTTCGACGGAGAGCGCCTGCACTTCCACACCGACAGCCGGAGCCGCAAGGCCGCCGAGCTCGCCGCACTCCCCCGCGCCGCGGTCACCGTCGTCTGGCCGGAGGCGGCACGGCAGCTCGTGGTCGTCGGTGACGTCGTACCCGTCACCGACGCCGAGGCCCGCGCCGCCTACGCCGCCCGGACCCGGTACCTGCAGGTGTTGGCGTGGGTGAACGACCACGCGGCCGCCGGCGACACCGCCGACCGTCGTCGGGAGCTCTGGGCCGCGTTCGAGCACGACCGTGGCGGCGCCGACCTCGAGCCACCCGACACCTGGGCGGGCTTCGCCCTCACACCGGTGCGCATGCTGTTCTGGCGCGGTGCGACCGATGCGGCGAGCAACCGGCTCTTCTACGAGCGCCGCGCCGACGGCTCGTGGTCAGAGGAGTCGTGGCCGGGCTGA